The following DNA comes from Cucumis sativus cultivar 9930 chromosome 7, Cucumber_9930_V3, whole genome shotgun sequence.
tgactgttaggatgttgaagaaagaactttgttttgaagtaactgaaagatgggttgaatggaatgaggggataaattgttaggttgtattgggatgtttaccttgtaggtgtcccacgggatcaccaatttattttgcaccttcgggagcatttgactgatatgtgtttctgcagaacactactgatatgtacgtccctcggggcgttagactgatatgtacgtccttcggggcgttagactgaatgtgtatcctacgggatcacaagactgcgactgtacagggtgtcccaatagaactttaacaatttattttcccctgacgagaccagtagagggtctcttactgagtatttaaaactcacccttcttatgtttaattttcaggcaaaggtaataaaggcggcaaaccggcgaggggcaggaaggaagcgtgatgccataggaaacgtgtttttgcttccgcttatgggttcttgtgaggtttaaaatgaattgaaatttagtttacaaacgtttgttgtaaatagtactattttatgttttcttgaatgtttaaaaatcaggcctgacttgaagatgtttttttttttatttgtttacgttttgttttatattaatcaaagtctttatttgttaaaaaaattaacgatctcgacttacttagaaaagttgggtcgttacagttggtatcagagcctaagttttaggttctgtagactgacttacgatgtaagtctatgtttttgtgttcCTATGGCTAACGCGACCCTTCGTCTCTCGTCAGGTATGCTTGATGcttatatgtatggtttatttgcatgaccttgcctaaattaaactagattGCATGACGATAAAGACTTGCTTATGTTatgattaagattttgttaaagagTGTTGTTGGTGGATAATAGGAATTATGCCGCCAAGGGAAGGTGTACGTAGAGGAGGTCGTAGAGGCCGAGGTAGAGGAAGGAGGCCGAGGTAGAGGAGCAGGTCGTAATCAGCCTACTGAGGGTCAAGCTGAACAGCGAATTCCTGCTGCACCCGTGACTCACGTTGAGTTTGATGCACTGTCTGCTCACATGGAGCAGAGGTTTACAGAACTTATGACAGCTATAGCTCAAAACCAGCAGGCACCTGCGTGTTCCACCTGCACCTGTAGTTCCCCTGCACCAGCAGCCCCTCCTGCACAAGATTACCGAACCAACTTTCTGCTGAGGCGAAACATTTGAGGGACTTTCGGAAGTATGACCCTCAGACGTTTGATGGGTCACTGGAGGATCCTACTAAAGCTGAAATGTGGTTGTCCTCTGTGGaaaccatatttaattacatgagATGTCCCGAGGAGCACAGAGTTCAGTGTGCTGCTTTTCTACTGAGGGACAGAGGCATTATCTGGTGGAGGACTACAATGCGCATGCTAGGTGGAGATGTGAGGCAAATTACCTGGGATCAGTTTAAGGACTGCTTCTATACCAAGTTTTTCTCGGCTAACCTTAGAGACGCCAAAAGCCAGGAATTCTTGGAGTTGAAGCAAGGATATATGACAGTCGAGGAGTACGACCAGGAGTTTGATATGCTGTCACGTTTTGCCCCTGAGCTTGTTAGTAATGAGCAGGCTAGAGCTGATAGGTTCGTCAAGGGATTGAGAGATGAAATTAGGGGTTTTGTGCGAGCACTAAAGCCCACTACCCAAGCTGAAGCACTGCGTCTGGCAGTGGATATGAGCATTGGGAAGGATGAAATACAGCCAAGGAGCTTTGATAAGGGATCGTCGTCgggtcaaaagagaaaagtagagCAGAGAACTGTAGGAGTTCCTCAGAGGAACTTGAGACCAGGCGATCCTTTTCGCAGTTTCCAGCAGAGTTCTGGCGGGCAGGAGACACTACTCGAGAGAGGCCAGTATGTAATACGTGTGGGAAACGCCACCTGGGTCGTTGTTTGATGGGAACGAGAGTCTGTTATAAGTGCAAGCAAGAGGGACACATGGCTGATAGGTGTCCCTTGAGATCTACTGGGGCTGGATCGAGCAGTCAGGGAGAGAGACCTCCACAGCGGGGTACAATCTTTGCCACTAATAGATCAGAGGCAGAGAAGGCCGGCACAGTAGTGACAGGTACATTACCAGTGTTAGGGCATTTTGCCTTGACCTTGTTTGACTCGGGATcttctcattcatttatttcatcgcTTTTTGTGACGCATGCATGCTTAGAGGTGGAACCCTTAGACTATGTTTTGTCAGTGTCTACACCGTctggagaaattatgttgtctaAGGAAAAGATTAAAGCATGTGAAATTGAGATAGCTGGTCGTGTGCTGGACGTAACCTTGTTGGTATTAGATATGCgtgactttgatgtaattttaggtATGGATTGGCTAGCTACTAATCATGCTAGTATTGATTGTTCTCGTAAGGAAGTTGTGTTCAGTCCCCCTACTGCATCTAGCTTTAAATTCAAGGGGTAGGAACAGTAGTACTGCCTAAAGTAATCTCAGCTATGAAAGCTAGTAAACTACTCAACCAGGGTACTTGGAGTATTTTGGCAAGTGTGGTGGATACTAGGGAAGGTGAGACTTCTTTAACTTCAGAACCTGTGGTAAGAGAATACCCAGATGTATTTCCAAAAGATCTTCCAGGACTACCGCCACATAGAGAGGTTGATTTTGCCATTGAGTTGGAGCCAAAACTACTCCTATTTCTAGAGCCCCTTATAGGATGGCTCCTGCTGAGTTGAAAGAACTGAAGGTACAGTTACAGGAATTGCTTGACAAAGGCTTTATTCGACCTAGTGTGTCACCTTGGGGTGCACCAGTattgtttgtgaagaagaaggatgggtCGATGCGTCTTTGCATTGCTATAGAGAGTTGAATAAAGTAACAGTCAAGAACATATATCCTTTACCCAGAATCGATGATATGTTCGATCAGTTACAGGGAGCCACGGTGTTCTCTAAGATTGACTTACGGTCAGGTTATCACcagttgaggattagagacCGTGATATTCCTAAGACTGCTTTTCGTTCGAGTATGGACATTATGAATTCATAGTAATGTCTTTTGGTTTGTCTAGTGCACCTgctgtatttatggatttgatgaacagggtgtttaaggatttcttGGACACTTTTTGTGATagtcttcattgatgatattttggtttattccaAGACTGAAGCCGAACATGAGGAACACTTACATAAGGTGTTAGAGACTCTTCGAGTCAATAAACTGTATGCTAAGTTCTCTAAGTGCGAATTTTTGTTGAAGCAGGTGGCTTTTCTTGTCATGTGGTTTCCAGTGAGGGAGTTTCAGTAGACCCTGCAAAGATAGAAGCGGTTACCAGTTGGTCTCGACCCTCTACAGTTAGTGAGGTTCGTAGTTTTCTGGGTTTAGCAGGGTACTACCGGAGGTTTGTGGAGGATTTTTTCACGTTTGGCTACTCTTTGACTCAGTTGACAAGGAAGGGAACTCCGTTTGTTTGGAGTCCAGCTTGCGAGGACAGTTTTCAGAACTTAAAGCAAAGGTTAGTTACTGCACCGGTCCTTACTGTACCAGATGGATCTGGAAGTTTTGTGATTTACAGTGATGCTTCCAAGAAAGGACTAGGTTGTTTTGATGCAGAAAGGTAAGGTGGTTGCTTATGCTTCTCGTCAGTTGAAGAGTCACGAGCAGAACTACCCCACACATGATTTGGAGTTGGCAGCAGTGGTTTTTGCATTGAAGATATGGAGACATTACTTGTACGGtgaaaagatacaaatctTTACTGACCATAAGAGCCTAAAGTACTTCTTCACTCAGAAGGAGTTGAATATGAGACAGCGAAGGTGGCTCGAGTTGGTAAAAGATTATGACTGTGAGATATTGTACCATCCTGGTAAGGCGAATGTGGTGGCTGATGCTCTTAGTAGAAAAGTATCACATTCGGCAGCACTCATTACTAGACAGGTACCATTGCATCGAGACTTGGAGAGAGCTGAGATTGTAGTGTCTGTGGGGAGAGTCACTCACAGCTGGCTCAATTAACGGTGCAACCGACTCTGAGGCAGAAGATTGTTGATGCTCAGAGTAGTGATCCTTATTTGATGGAGAGACGTCGCCTTGTTGAAACAGGGCAGATTGATGAGTTCTCCATATCCTCTGATGGTGGGTTGATGTTTGAAAGACGTTTGTGTGTGCCAGCGAACAGTACAGTTAAGATTGACTTACTAGATGAAGCCCATAATTCCCCATTTTCAATGCATCCTGGTAGCACGAAAATGTATCAGGATTTAAAACGATTTTACTGGTGGCGGAATATGAAAAGGGAAGTGGCGGAATTTGTTAGTAAGTGTCTAGTATGTCAGCAAGTTAAGGCACCTAGACAGAAACCAGCAGGTTTGTTACAACCCTTAAGTGTGCCAGAgtggaagtgggagaatgtgtcgatggattttatttcagGGCTGCCTAAGACCCTGAAGGGTTTCACAGTGATTCTGGTTGTCATAGACAGGCTTACGAAATCGGCACATTTTGTACCAGGAAAATCCACTTATACTGCTAGTAAGTGGGCAGAGTTGTATTTAACTGAGATTGTGAGACTGCATGGAGTACCTGTATCGATTGTTTCTGATAGGGATGCACGGTTTACTTCCATGTTTTGGAAGGGACTTAAGACTGCTATGGGTACGAGATTGGATTTTAGTACAGCCTTTCATCCACAGACTGATGGTCAAACTGAACGTTTGAACCAAGTTTTAGAGGATATGCTACGAGCTTGTGTTATAGAGTTTCCAGGTAGTTGGGACTCTCATCtacatttgatggagtttgcttaTAACAACAGTTTCCAGGCTACCATCGGTATGGCACCATTTGAGGCTTTGTATGgcaaatgttgtagaacccCTGTTTGTTGGAGTGAGGTTGGTGAACATAGATTGATGGGACCTGAATTAGTTCGGTCTACTAATGAGGCTATTCAAAAGATTAGAGCACGTATGCAAACAGCGCAGAGTAGACAGAAGAGTTATGCGGATGTACGGCGAAAAGACCTTAAGTTCGATGTGGGAGAAAAggtattcttgaaggtagcacctatgaagggtgtcatgcgttttgagaagaaaggaaagttaaGTCCTCATTTTGTTGGACCATTTGAGATCTTAGAGAGGGTTGGTGTTGTGGCGTATCGCTTGGCATTACCACCATCTCTCTCTGcagttcataatgttttccatgtttcGATGTTGAGGAAGTATGTGGCCGATACATCTCATGTAGTGGACTATGAACCCTTGGAGATTGATGAGCATTTGAGCTATGTAGAACAACCTGTGGAGATTCTGGCTAGAGAGGTAAAGATGCTTCGTAATAGAAGCATTCCATTAGTAAAGGTTTTGTGGCAGAATCATCGAATTGAAGAGGCGACATGGGAGCGAGAAGAAGAGATGAGGACTCGTTATCCAGAGTTATTTCAGGATTAGAACTTTCGAGGACGAAAGTTTCTTAAGGAGGGAAGAATGTAATGCccaaagaaaaggtaaatatatatatatatatttatatatattattttaatattaaaaaaatttctttattatttttcttttcttctttttctttttcttttcttttctcccttcttcttctgcgTGCGCGCCGAtccttccccttctctccCGTTCGCAAACCGTCGCCTCCCTTCCCTTCCGTTTTTCTTTCCGCCGCAACCACCAcctctatcttcttcttcccgtcCCGCCGAGCAACCGCAGCCAGCCGCCGAtcctttcctttcattttcttcttccgcCCGCAGCGCCGCCGCGAAGCAAGACCGCGCCGCTGCCAGTCCAGATCTGCGGCGCCGTTGCTCTTTCGCCGCTGCCAACCGTCTCAGCCGGTTCTGTCTCTGTCGAAGCCACGGTTCTGCAACCGTCTCCGCCGTCTCTATCTCCGTCCGCGAGGCAAGTCGCACGCCTCAGTCACGAACAGCCTCGCCGACGCAGGTCACGCCGCATCGCACGAAGTCGGCTACGTTGCCGAGCTACTCCCGTCCGCGCGTAACTGCTGTTGAACGTCCGAACCGTTCTGCCTTCGTCGATACCCGCTGTCCCATTTACGAATCGCGACCAGTTCGCGTGCAAAAGTGTTTTGCACGATGTCTTTTGTGTAGATCCTGCGACAACTTCTATTTAACGTCGATTGTCAAAGTCTTGTTACAAGATATTGGTAAGGATGAGATTGTTCGGTAATAAGGTCTTACATTTGTAAATACATTAAGATGTGATGTTGTTTAATTGGTTGAATTGATCTTTGTTCTTGAAGGCGACATCGGTGATTTGGAGTTAGTGTCCTTGAGTTACGCTTAAGCTTTGTTGGAGTTCGATTCTTTACTCTTGGGGTTTGTTTGTTGAAGTTAGTTCGACTAAGGAATTTTACATAAAGATccaggtaagggattttctactggactcaattgtgattgtgaactgtatgtgtgttgaatgtatactgtgggctgactgaaaatatatatgaatgtatatgaattgaagtagacttgacGTCGAATGTATGtcgtgattgtcatggaatctatatataaatgtgtgtatgtggacaggacggagattgtagattgtgtttgtatgagattctcgtttagattgggtgtatgattacgctaaagtatgactgtgtgctggtgaactgaggggtgcattgactgtatagtggattgactgatgtattagcatattattgacagacatatgactgtagtaaaataagttgactgttaggatgttgaaagaaagaactttgtg
Coding sequences within:
- the LOC116405110 gene encoding uncharacterized protein LOC116405110, giving the protein MADRCPLRSTGAGSSSQGERPPQRGTIFATNRSEAEKAGTVVTGTLPVLGHFALTLFDSGSSHSFISSLFVTHACLEVEPLDYVLSVSTPSGEIMLSKEKIKACEIEIAGRVLDVTLLVLDMRDFDVILGMDWLATNHASIDCSRKEVVFSPPTASSFKFKG